The nucleotide sequence AAAGCGTTTTTTCCTGTTGGAGAAGAACTCTAAAATTACTTTCCTCTCTAAGTCTAATCTCTTCGGATTTTTTTTTCGCTCCTTCTGCCTTCACTTTTGCTTCGTCTAACGCGCCTATGTCGGTCGGACTTAAAAGATTCATTTGCAGATAGATGCCGGCGTTGTAAGAATTCGCAAAATTTCGATTTCCGTCGTATGCGTACGTCTCCGCGTAGGCCGCCACTTTGGGTAAGAATTTGGATTTCTCCGAATTCACGGATTCTTTCGCTCCGTCTGCATAAGCCGAATAAGCGTCCGAGAGAGGAGTATGACCTGATTCTTGTTCGCGCGGAAGAGGGAGATATTCTTCCACAAACTTAAGGAGCGTGTTCTTTTTCGGTTTAAAATCCTCGGGAAGATCAACGGCGAGGAAGTGAAGAGTTTCGTCCGCGCTTTGTCGAACGGTCTCCTGTTCTTTTTTAGAAACATCTAATATAAGTTGTAAGGACTTCAGCGCCAAGGATCCGGAAAACCCCACGAGGTTGGAACGGTTCCCTAACTGATATTGGTTTAGGAAGTCGGAGATTTTACGATGAAGACTTTCTGCGATCTTTCCGTTTTCTTCCGCAAGAAGAATCGATTGATAAGCGACAGCGGCGTTCGAATATTCGCGAAAACGAATGTATTTTTCTTCTGCGTTAACGGCGTTCAATCGTTTCTCTTGTATAAGGGATGCGGATGATTTCCCTCCGCCTTCATAAAGAGGAAGTTCTATCCCCAAGGTTCCTCGGGCGTAGGTTTGAGAGCCCGGATTGTTCAGTGTGTCTTTTGAGAAAATATTCGCGGTATTCGAATTCAAACCGGTGTAGGGTTGATTATTCGTATCCAAAAAATTGGAAGGTTGAGAACGAACGCTCGCGGTGGAGAAGTCCGATTGAGTCGCCGATCTTTGTCCGAGTTTCCCCATAAAATTCAGAGCTGGATCGTTTGTCTGATAGGAGCGAACATCGGCGTAAATTTTT is from Leptospira stimsonii and encodes:
- a CDS encoding TolC family protein; protein product: MKSFSGILPILFAFFASPFWGEVYADSVLEFSEVWTKIQTQAPNLKSKALEVQAAEISKDRAKKHWLPKIYADVRSYQTNDPALNFMGKLGQRSATQSDFSTASVRSQPSNFLDTNNQPYTGLNSNTANIFSKDTLNNPGSQTYARGTLGIELPLYEGGGKSSASLIQEKRLNAVNAEEKYIRFREYSNAAVAYQSILLAEENGKIAESLHRKISDFLNQYQLGNRSNLVGFSGSLALKSLQLILDVSKKEQETVRQSADETLHFLAVDLPEDFKPKKNTLLKFVEEYLPLPREQESGHTPLSDAYSAYADGAKESVNSEKSKFLPKVAAYAETYAYDGNRNFANSYNAGIYLQMNLLSPTDIGALDEAKVKAEGAKKKSEEIRLREESNFRVLLQQEKTLSENLKSIYESVRIQEEQLQVSQKLFRNGTIQAPQLAESFSVMVQLLKMKTASESEYLRIRGELSIYAKRGNSNEK